From Candidatus Amoebophilus asiaticus 5a2, the proteins below share one genomic window:
- a CDS encoding NADPH-dependent FMN reductase codes for MPDQPILVVVGTNRPNSLTSALAHHYAEILKNKSASAQVLELASLPPDFMASALHENCGKDNAFNQAKSQMEQAQKYVFIVPDYNASFPGVLKAFIDELEFPKTFAGKKCALVGISKGYRGGSFALSHLTDIFHYLRMHVYPLNLTLSRISDSRLETILANPSYAQLLEEQAEGIINF; via the coding sequence ATGCCAGACCAACCCATTTTAGTTGTAGTAGGAACCAACCGTCCTAACTCATTAACTTCAGCTTTAGCTCACCATTATGCTGAGATCTTAAAAAACAAGTCAGCTTCAGCACAAGTGCTAGAACTCGCTAGCTTACCTCCTGATTTTATGGCTAGTGCTTTACATGAGAATTGTGGGAAAGATAATGCTTTTAATCAAGCTAAATCACAGATGGAGCAAGCACAAAAGTATGTATTTATTGTACCTGATTATAATGCGTCTTTCCCTGGCGTTTTAAAAGCTTTTATTGATGAATTAGAATTTCCTAAAACTTTTGCAGGAAAGAAATGTGCGCTCGTAGGAATTTCAAAAGGATATAGAGGCGGCAGCTTTGCACTTAGCCATCTTACCGATATATTCCATTACCTTAGAATGCATGTATACCCACTTAACTTAACTCTTTCAAGAATAAGTGATAGCAGATTAGAAACCATTTTAGCTAACCCTAGCTATGCTCAACTATTAGAAGAACAAGCAGAAGGTATTATTAACTTTTAA
- a CDS encoding Mur ligase domain-containing protein, producing the protein MHKSIHFIGIGEAIMADLALVLREQGYVVTGSSATNLREDISSRLAYQNILPNQYGFSKSNIGSLIECIVIGREIDNDNVELKAAQELGLPIYSYTEYIYQQFIKDKQRIVVVGDPKVTDMVLAMAIHVMRYCGRAFDYIANISQLDISVKLSDAPVIFLKANIQAISSVDQRIECLVYEPHIVLITGIDMDYCKTDILLEKYISSLSNLSNIIPKAGSLLYYDNIPSIKGITTKYRIDVKCIPYHEHAYKQTGNTNYLLTPQGKTHIPYYVDKLVLESVSATYSLLKELAITDSQFYKAIADFVISLM; encoded by the coding sequence ATGCATAAGAGCATTCACTTTATAGGCATAGGCGAAGCTATTATGGCAGATTTGGCTCTGGTGTTACGTGAGCAAGGGTATGTAGTAACAGGTAGTAGTGCAACAAATCTTAGAGAAGATATATCAAGTCGGCTTGCTTACCAGAATATTCTACCCAACCAGTATGGCTTTTCTAAAAGTAATATTGGCAGCTTAATAGAATGCATTGTTATTGGTAGAGAAATAGATAATGATAATGTTGAATTAAAGGCTGCACAAGAATTAGGCCTTCCTATTTATTCTTACACCGAATATATTTATCAACAATTTATAAAAGATAAACAACGTATTGTTGTTGTAGGAGATCCAAAAGTAACAGATATGGTTCTTGCTATGGCTATACATGTTATGAGATACTGTGGACGTGCGTTTGACTACATAGCCAACATTTCTCAACTAGATATTTCTGTTAAATTAAGTGATGCGCCAGTTATATTCTTAAAAGCAAATATACAGGCTATTTCTTCTGTTGACCAACGTATAGAATGCTTGGTTTATGAGCCACATATTGTGCTTATAACTGGTATAGATATGGATTACTGTAAAACTGATATACTTTTAGAGAAGTATATTAGTTCACTAAGTAATTTGTCGAATATAATACCTAAAGCAGGTAGTCTACTTTATTATGATAATATACCTTCTATTAAAGGAATTACCACTAAGTATCGAATAGATGTAAAATGTATTCCATATCATGAACATGCTTATAAACAGACAGGCAACACAAATTACTTGCTTACCCCTCAAGGTAAAACGCACATTCCTTATTATGTTGATAAATTAGTATTAGAATCTGTATCTGCTACCTACTCTCTCTTAAAAGAGTTAGCTATTACAGATAGCCAATTTTATAAAGCTATTGCTGATTTTGTTATTTCATTAATGTAA
- the rpoC gene encoding DNA-directed RNA polymerase subunit beta' — protein sequence MLARKDTRVKSDFSEIIISLASPESILERSRGEVTQPETINYRTYKPEMKGLFCERIFGPVKDWECHCGKYKRIRYKGIICDRCGVEVTEKKVRRERTGHIELVIPVAHTWYFRSLPSKIGNLLGFPTKKLDQIIYYERYVVVQPGIKAEEGLSYMDFLTEEEYLDILDSLPRENQLLDDSDPKKFIAKMGAEALEFMLSRIDLDTLSSELREQAHTDTSQQRRIEALKRLKIVEAFRDAKTRIANRPEWMVMRIIPVIPPELRPLVPLDGGKFATSDLNDLYRRVIIRNNRLKRLIDIKAPEVILRNEKRMLQEAVDSLFDNSRKVNTVVAEGSRVLKSFSDILKGKQGRFRQNLLGKRVDYSGRSVIVVGPELKLHECGLPKDMAAELFKPFIIRRLIERGIVKTVKSAKKLVEKKTPVVWDILENVLKGHPILLNRAPTLHRLSIQAFQPKLIEGKAIQLHPLVCAAFNADFDGDQMAVHVPLSHEAIAEASLIMLASHNILNSANGTPLAVPTKDMILGLYYLTKGRKSTPEHPVKGEGMTFFSAQEVIIGIDTGQVSIHALVKVKIKDKDEQGETIEHIVDTIAGRVVFNQYVPEELGFINELLTSKKLQHITSQVYRLVGTSRATQFLDDVKSLGFRNAYKAGVSFALDDIKVPTIKFELIEQAQREVNAVQENYLMGLITDNERYNQIIDIWTRVNTQVTVFLMQELEEDRQGFNSIFMMMNSGARGSREQVRQLGGMRGLMGKPQKQLQGSVGEIIENPILSNFKEGLDVLEYFISTHGARKGLADTALKTADAGYLTRRLVDVAQDVITTEEDCGTLRGVTITTSINKDEVAESISERTLGRISLNDIYDPVTNNLLVNAGEEITEEIAAYIESVGIESIEVRSVLTCETRRGICTKCYGRNLSTGKLVQIGEAVGVIAAQSIGEPGTQLTLRTFHVGGAASSIGVESNIQATDKGVLQFEDFNTIKTTNPQGEQLDVIISRSCEVRLLNPQDNRILMHKHVPYGAYLRVKQGELIEKGQEICYWDPYNAVILTSIDGEIEFHSIEEGITYKEEYDEQTGYKEKVIIESKDKTKNPSITVKGSSGEAINYNIPVKARLIVEDGTKIKAGHPLVKIPRVVSLSKDITGGLPRVTELFEARDPSNPSIVSEIDGFVTYGPIKRGSREIFVESKDGIRRKYLVPLSKHILVQDNDYIKAGYPISDGNTSPSSILHIKGPIAVQEYIAKELQAVYRLQGVKINDKHIEVIIRQMLSKLEVIESGDTTFLPGQTVSKFTFREGNDQLLDKKVVIDAGSSSVLRVGQIITARALHEENSNLKRDKLSLVQARDAQPAIARLKLQGITQASLDTKSFISAASFQDTTRVLSEAAIRGKRDRLQGLKENVIVGHLIPTGTGLPRYSKMIIGLREDYENLVASREKQAATDNI from the coding sequence ATGCTAGCAAGAAAAGACACAAGAGTTAAATCTGATTTCTCAGAAATTATTATTAGTCTTGCTTCTCCAGAATCAATCTTAGAGAGATCTCGTGGAGAAGTTACTCAGCCAGAAACCATTAATTACAGGACTTATAAACCTGAAATGAAAGGTCTATTCTGCGAAAGAATATTTGGCCCTGTAAAGGATTGGGAATGCCATTGTGGAAAGTATAAAAGAATTAGGTATAAAGGTATTATATGCGATCGTTGTGGGGTTGAAGTAACTGAAAAAAAGGTTAGAAGGGAAAGAACAGGACATATTGAGCTAGTTATACCTGTAGCACATACATGGTATTTTAGGTCTTTGCCAAGTAAAATTGGTAACTTACTGGGGTTTCCTACAAAAAAACTTGACCAAATTATTTACTACGAAAGATATGTAGTAGTACAGCCAGGCATCAAGGCAGAAGAGGGGCTTAGCTACATGGATTTCTTAACTGAAGAAGAGTATCTAGATATACTAGATTCACTACCACGCGAGAACCAGCTTTTAGATGATAGCGATCCTAAGAAATTTATTGCTAAAATGGGAGCTGAAGCATTGGAATTCATGCTATCACGTATAGACTTAGACACTTTATCCTCTGAACTACGCGAACAAGCGCATACAGATACCTCTCAGCAGCGTAGAATAGAAGCTTTAAAGAGGCTGAAAATAGTAGAAGCCTTCAGAGATGCTAAGACAAGAATAGCAAATCGCCCAGAATGGATGGTGATGCGTATTATTCCTGTTATACCACCGGAACTAAGGCCACTTGTTCCACTAGACGGAGGTAAATTTGCTACCTCTGATCTTAATGATCTTTACAGAAGAGTTATTATTAGAAACAACAGGCTTAAAAGACTTATTGATATTAAAGCTCCTGAAGTTATCTTAAGAAATGAAAAGAGGATGCTACAAGAAGCTGTGGATTCCTTATTTGATAATTCTAGAAAAGTCAATACTGTTGTTGCTGAAGGATCAAGAGTACTAAAATCATTTAGTGATATCTTAAAAGGAAAGCAAGGACGTTTCCGTCAGAACTTGTTAGGAAAACGTGTAGACTATTCAGGTAGATCTGTAATTGTTGTAGGCCCAGAATTAAAACTACACGAATGTGGCTTGCCTAAAGACATGGCTGCCGAGCTATTCAAACCTTTCATTATTAGAAGGCTAATTGAAAGGGGCATTGTTAAAACGGTTAAATCAGCTAAAAAGCTAGTTGAAAAAAAGACACCGGTTGTTTGGGATATCTTAGAGAATGTATTAAAAGGCCATCCGATACTACTAAATCGTGCTCCAACACTACACAGACTCAGTATACAAGCTTTCCAACCTAAGTTAATCGAAGGTAAGGCCATTCAGCTTCATCCTTTAGTTTGTGCGGCCTTTAACGCAGACTTTGATGGAGACCAAATGGCAGTACACGTTCCTTTAAGCCACGAGGCAATTGCGGAAGCATCTCTTATTATGTTGGCTTCTCACAATATCCTTAACTCAGCTAATGGTACACCACTAGCTGTACCAACCAAGGATATGATATTGGGATTATACTATCTAACAAAAGGTAGAAAAAGTACCCCAGAACATCCAGTAAAAGGAGAGGGCATGACCTTCTTCTCAGCACAAGAAGTCATTATTGGTATTGATACGGGCCAAGTTTCTATTCATGCTTTGGTTAAGGTAAAAATTAAAGACAAAGATGAACAGGGAGAGACGATTGAGCATATAGTTGATACCATTGCAGGGAGGGTAGTTTTCAATCAATATGTGCCAGAGGAACTGGGATTTATTAACGAGTTGCTCACCAGTAAAAAGTTACAACATATTACCAGCCAAGTTTATAGGTTGGTGGGTACTTCAAGGGCTACTCAATTCTTAGATGATGTAAAATCATTAGGTTTCCGTAATGCTTATAAGGCAGGCGTAAGCTTTGCTCTAGATGATATCAAAGTTCCTACTATTAAGTTTGAGCTAATTGAACAGGCCCAAAGAGAGGTGAATGCTGTGCAAGAGAACTACTTAATGGGTCTTATTACAGACAATGAGCGTTATAACCAAATCATTGATATTTGGACACGTGTTAACACACAAGTAACTGTATTCTTGATGCAAGAATTAGAAGAAGATAGACAAGGCTTTAACTCTATCTTTATGATGATGAACTCGGGAGCTAGAGGATCTAGAGAGCAGGTTCGTCAGTTAGGTGGTATGCGTGGACTGATGGGGAAACCTCAAAAGCAGCTACAAGGTTCTGTAGGTGAAATTATTGAAAATCCAATTCTTTCTAACTTTAAAGAGGGCTTGGACGTCCTTGAATACTTTATTTCCACACACGGTGCTAGGAAAGGATTGGCAGATACGGCACTTAAAACAGCAGATGCCGGTTATCTTACTAGGAGGTTGGTAGATGTAGCGCAAGATGTAATTACAACAGAAGAAGATTGTGGCACATTGCGTGGTGTAACTATTACCACTTCAATTAATAAAGATGAGGTAGCAGAGTCTATTTCTGAGCGTACGCTAGGTAGAATTAGCTTAAATGATATTTATGATCCTGTTACTAATAATCTATTAGTTAATGCAGGAGAAGAAATTACCGAAGAAATAGCTGCTTATATTGAATCAGTAGGTATTGAAAGCATAGAAGTAAGATCTGTATTGACTTGTGAGACCAGAAGAGGTATTTGTACTAAATGTTATGGTAGAAACTTATCTACTGGCAAACTAGTTCAGATAGGAGAGGCTGTTGGCGTTATTGCTGCACAATCTATCGGTGAGCCTGGTACGCAGTTAACTTTAAGGACATTCCACGTAGGGGGTGCTGCATCCAGCATAGGTGTTGAATCTAATATACAAGCCACAGATAAGGGAGTTCTACAGTTTGAAGATTTTAACACTATAAAAACTACTAATCCACAAGGTGAACAATTAGATGTAATTATTAGTAGATCTTGTGAAGTACGACTGTTAAATCCTCAAGATAATAGGATACTCATGCATAAACACGTACCTTATGGTGCCTATCTACGTGTTAAACAAGGTGAGTTAATAGAAAAGGGACAGGAAATATGCTATTGGGATCCATATAATGCTGTTATCTTAACAAGTATTGATGGAGAAATTGAGTTCCACTCTATAGAAGAAGGTATTACTTATAAAGAGGAGTATGATGAGCAAACAGGCTATAAAGAAAAGGTAATTATTGAATCTAAAGATAAAACTAAGAACCCTAGCATAACTGTAAAAGGTTCTTCAGGAGAAGCTATTAACTATAACATACCTGTAAAAGCACGCTTGATAGTAGAAGATGGTACAAAAATTAAGGCAGGTCATCCACTTGTAAAAATACCTAGAGTTGTTAGCTTGTCTAAAGATATTACAGGAGGTCTACCTAGGGTTACAGAGTTATTTGAGGCTAGAGATCCATCTAACCCATCTATTGTAAGTGAAATTGATGGCTTTGTTACATATGGTCCTATAAAAAGAGGTAGCCGTGAAATTTTTGTCGAATCTAAAGATGGTATAAGAAGGAAGTATTTAGTACCCCTTTCTAAGCACATACTAGTACAGGATAACGACTACATTAAAGCAGGTTACCCTATCTCTGATGGTAATACTTCACCTAGTAGCATTCTACACATTAAAGGGCCTATAGCAGTACAAGAATATATTGCTAAAGAGCTACAGGCTGTATACCGCTTGCAAGGTGTTAAGATTAATGATAAACATATAGAAGTTATTATTAGGCAGATGCTTAGTAAGTTAGAAGTTATTGAATCAGGAGACACTACATTCTTACCTGGACAAACTGTTTCTAAGTTTACATTTAGAGAAGGAAACGATCAACTGTTAGATAAAAAAGTAGTAATTGATGCTGGAAGTTCTAGTGTACTAAGAGTTGGACAAATTATTACTGCTAGGGCCTTACATGAGGAAAATAGTAACCTGAAAAGAGATAAATTATCGCTTGTACAAGCCAGAGATGCACAGCCAGCTATTGCACGTCTAAAATTACAAGGTATTACACAAGCATCTTTAGACACAAAAAGCTTTATCTCTGCTGCATCATTCCAAGATACCACTAGGGTGTTAAGCGAGGCTGCTATAAGAGGAAAAAGAGATCGTTTACAAGGCCTGAAGGAAAATGTTATTGTAGGGCATTTAATACCTACTGGTACTGGGCTACCTCGTTATAGTAAAATGATTATAGGGTTAAGAGAAGATTATGAAAACTTAGTTGCCTCAAGAGAAAAGCAGGCAGCTACTGATAATATATAG
- the rpoB gene encoding DNA-directed RNA polymerase subunit beta, which produces MKSSRISFAATQSVSEYPDFLEIQLKSFNDFFQLGTPPEKRIDEGLHKVFREHFPIEDSRGNFVLEFIDYNLDAPKYEPRECVERGVTYSVPLKAKLRLLRNDNDDDEFETIEQEVFLGNIPYMTSQGSFIINGAERVVVSQIHKSPGVFFAQSKHISGAKLYSARIIPFKGAWIEFATDVNNIMYAYIDRKKKFPITTLLRAIGYGTDKEILDLFELSEEIKVTKSTLNQHIGRKLAARVLRSWSEDFIDEDTGEVITLDRNEVVLERNSILDETAVELILQSGSSSVVLYREDINIADYEIIYNTLHKDNANSEKEAVEQIYRQLRSSEPPDEQTAREAIQSLFFSTKRYSLGEVGRYKINTKLGINIAMDVSVLTKEDILHIVKYLLGLINSKATVDDIDHLSNRRLRTVGEQLYTQFELGLSRMARTIRERMNVRDNEEFKPSDLVNARTLSSVINTFFGTNPLSQFMDQVNPLSEVTHKRRISALGPGGLSRDRAGFEIRDIHYTHYGRLCPVETPEGPNIGLISSLSVHARINEMGFIVTPYRKVQNGVVDVEGNTQYLTAEQEDKVKIAQANSQINEKGHFIEEKVKTRYAGDFPIVGPEDITYMDIAPNQIVSISASLIPFLEHNDASRALMGSNMQRQSVPLIKPEAPIIGTGIEQHIAHDFRGLVRAEKDGVIEYVDANKIIVNYDLNEDEKLVSFERASITYPLLKMKGTNQGTCINLRPIVAKGDRVKQGQILCEGYATENGELALGRNLKVAFMSWQGYNYEDAIVISERIVRDDVFTSIHIEEFTMEARDTKLGEEELTAEIPNLSEEALTNLDKNGIVAVGTSIKEGDVLIGKITPKGEADPSPEEKLLRAIFGDKAGDVKDASLKVPPSMQGVVIKTRLFSKPKSDKNSRAKSKKELELLKKSHAKQLTNLRAIMIGKLGKLLESEKSQGVYHQFGDELIAKGKPLTAELIEKNLFPGKNLYRDESYYNIPEETNLIGEVILDNWTDNKRKNELVKTLVANYNTKRNMLIGDFRREKFALEIGDELPTGILKLAKVYVANKRKLQAGDKMAGRHGNKGIVAKVVREEDMPFLEDGTPVDIVLSPLGLPSRMNLGQIYETLLGWAGEKLGRKYATPIFDGATIEDVSKELAEANLPAFGKADLYDGLTGEKFDQQITVGVIYMLKLDHLVDDKMHARSIGPYSLITQQPLGGRSQFGGQRFGEMEVWALEAFGAAHILQEMLTIKSDDVVGRSKAYEAIVKGTSFPKPGIPESFNVLIHELRGLGLEITLK; this is translated from the coding sequence ATGAAAAGTTCAAGAATCAGTTTTGCTGCCACTCAAAGTGTTTCTGAATATCCGGACTTCCTTGAAATACAACTTAAGTCATTTAATGATTTTTTCCAACTAGGTACGCCACCTGAAAAAAGAATTGATGAAGGGCTACACAAAGTATTTAGAGAACACTTTCCCATAGAAGATTCCAGAGGAAATTTTGTACTAGAATTCATTGACTATAACCTTGATGCTCCTAAGTATGAACCCAGAGAATGTGTGGAAAGGGGAGTAACTTATTCTGTACCTCTTAAAGCAAAATTAAGGCTACTACGTAATGATAATGATGATGATGAGTTTGAAACTATAGAGCAAGAAGTTTTTTTAGGCAATATTCCTTATATGACCTCACAAGGCTCCTTTATAATCAATGGAGCAGAACGTGTGGTTGTCTCTCAAATACATAAATCTCCTGGCGTATTTTTTGCTCAAAGTAAACACATTAGCGGTGCTAAGCTATACTCTGCTCGTATTATACCTTTCAAAGGTGCTTGGATAGAATTTGCTACGGATGTTAATAACATCATGTATGCCTATATAGACCGTAAGAAGAAATTCCCAATAACTACCCTTTTAAGGGCTATTGGCTATGGTACTGATAAAGAAATTTTAGACCTTTTTGAATTATCTGAAGAAATAAAGGTTACTAAATCTACTTTAAACCAACATATTGGTAGAAAGTTGGCTGCAAGAGTACTTAGGTCTTGGTCCGAAGACTTTATAGATGAGGACACCGGTGAAGTTATTACACTAGATCGTAATGAAGTGGTCTTAGAAAGAAACTCCATTCTTGATGAAACTGCTGTAGAGCTTATATTGCAGTCTGGCAGTTCTTCTGTTGTATTGTATAGAGAAGATATTAATATTGCTGACTACGAAATTATATATAATACTTTACATAAAGATAATGCCAACTCCGAGAAAGAAGCTGTAGAGCAAATATATCGCCAGCTTCGTAGCTCTGAACCACCTGATGAACAAACAGCACGTGAGGCTATACAAAGCTTGTTTTTTAGTACTAAAAGATACAGCTTAGGTGAAGTTGGACGTTATAAAATCAATACTAAGCTAGGCATTAATATAGCCATGGATGTTAGTGTTCTTACAAAAGAAGATATCCTACATATTGTTAAATACTTACTTGGACTTATTAATTCTAAAGCTACAGTAGACGACATAGACCATTTAAGTAATAGGAGATTACGTACTGTAGGCGAACAGCTTTATACTCAATTTGAATTAGGGCTATCTAGAATGGCACGTACCATCCGAGAAAGGATGAATGTAAGAGATAATGAAGAGTTCAAGCCTAGTGACCTAGTAAATGCCAGGACACTTTCATCGGTTATCAATACTTTCTTTGGTACTAATCCATTATCTCAGTTTATGGACCAAGTTAACCCTTTATCAGAGGTTACCCATAAACGTAGGATATCTGCGCTAGGGCCTGGTGGACTTTCTAGAGACCGAGCAGGCTTTGAAATCAGGGATATCCATTACACACACTACGGGCGTCTGTGTCCTGTTGAAACACCTGAAGGGCCTAATATTGGTTTGATATCTTCTTTATCTGTACATGCGAGAATTAATGAAATGGGATTTATTGTAACTCCCTATAGAAAGGTACAGAATGGTGTAGTAGATGTAGAAGGAAATACTCAATACCTTACTGCTGAGCAAGAAGATAAAGTAAAAATTGCACAGGCTAATTCTCAAATCAATGAAAAAGGACATTTTATAGAAGAAAAGGTAAAAACAAGATATGCAGGAGATTTCCCAATCGTAGGGCCAGAGGACATTACTTATATGGATATAGCACCTAACCAAATTGTGTCCATATCTGCTTCACTTATTCCATTCTTAGAGCATAATGATGCGAGCCGTGCGCTCATGGGTTCAAACATGCAGCGTCAATCCGTGCCACTCATTAAGCCCGAGGCACCTATTATTGGTACAGGTATAGAACAGCACATAGCCCATGATTTCAGAGGATTGGTGCGTGCTGAAAAGGATGGTGTAATAGAGTATGTAGATGCGAATAAAATTATAGTTAATTATGATCTTAATGAAGACGAAAAACTAGTATCCTTTGAAAGAGCTTCTATAACTTATCCTTTGCTTAAAATGAAAGGTACCAACCAAGGTACTTGTATTAACCTAAGGCCTATCGTAGCTAAAGGTGATCGTGTAAAGCAAGGACAAATCTTATGCGAAGGATATGCAACAGAGAATGGTGAGCTAGCTTTAGGCCGTAATTTAAAGGTGGCTTTTATGTCTTGGCAGGGTTATAACTACGAGGATGCTATTGTTATTTCAGAAAGAATAGTTAGAGACGACGTGTTTACTTCTATTCATATAGAAGAGTTCACTATGGAAGCAAGAGACACTAAGCTTGGTGAAGAAGAATTAACAGCTGAAATTCCTAATTTAAGCGAAGAAGCATTAACTAATTTAGACAAAAATGGAATTGTCGCGGTTGGTACTTCTATTAAAGAAGGAGATGTATTAATTGGAAAAATAACGCCTAAAGGAGAAGCTGATCCTAGTCCTGAAGAAAAGCTTTTACGCGCTATCTTTGGTGATAAAGCAGGAGATGTAAAAGATGCTTCTCTGAAAGTTCCGCCTTCTATGCAAGGTGTAGTTATTAAGACACGATTATTCTCAAAGCCTAAAAGCGATAAGAATTCTCGTGCTAAATCAAAAAAGGAACTAGAACTACTGAAAAAATCGCATGCAAAACAATTAACAAACCTGCGTGCAATTATGATAGGTAAACTAGGCAAGCTATTAGAAAGCGAAAAGTCGCAAGGTGTTTATCATCAATTTGGTGATGAGTTAATAGCAAAAGGTAAGCCGCTTACTGCTGAGCTAATTGAAAAGAACTTGTTCCCAGGCAAAAACTTATACAGGGACGAAAGCTATTATAATATCCCTGAAGAAACCAACTTAATAGGTGAAGTTATTCTTGATAACTGGACAGACAATAAAAGGAAAAATGAACTAGTTAAAACTTTGGTAGCTAATTATAATACCAAAAGGAATATGCTAATAGGAGATTTTAGAAGAGAGAAATTTGCTTTAGAAATAGGGGACGAGTTACCTACAGGTATTCTTAAATTAGCAAAAGTATACGTTGCCAATAAACGTAAACTACAAGCTGGTGATAAGATGGCTGGTAGACATGGTAACAAGGGGATTGTTGCTAAAGTAGTAAGAGAGGAAGATATGCCTTTCCTAGAAGATGGAACACCTGTAGATATCGTATTGAGCCCGCTTGGATTACCTTCTCGTATGAACTTGGGGCAGATTTATGAAACCCTTTTAGGGTGGGCTGGTGAAAAGCTAGGTAGGAAATATGCTACTCCTATTTTTGACGGTGCTACTATAGAAGATGTAAGCAAAGAATTAGCAGAAGCTAATCTGCCAGCATTTGGAAAAGCTGATTTATATGATGGCCTTACTGGAGAGAAATTTGATCAGCAAATTACGGTGGGTGTTATATACATGTTAAAACTAGACCACTTAGTGGATGATAAAATGCATGCGCGTTCTATTGGACCGTACTCTTTAATTACCCAACAGCCACTAGGCGGTAGATCGCAATTTGGAGGACAACGTTTTGGAGAGATGGAAGTGTGGGCACTAGAAGCTTTTGGTGCAGCACACATCTTACAAGAAATGTTAACTATAAAATCGGATGATGTAGTAGGACGTTCAAAAGCTTATGAAGCTATCGTAAAAGGTACCAGTTTCCCTAAACCAGGAATACCAGAATCCTTTAACGTACTAATTCATGAATTGAGAGGACTAGGGTTGGAGATTACACTTAAATAA
- the rplL gene encoding 50S ribosomal protein L7/L12: MSDLKKFAEQLVNLTVKEVNELAAILKEEHGIEPAAAAPVVVAGGGAQGGDSKAAEEKTHFDVILKSAGASKLSVVKLVKDLTGLGLKEAKDLVDAAPKPIKEGAPKAEAESLKSKLEEAGAEVELK, translated from the coding sequence ATGTCAGATCTAAAAAAATTTGCAGAACAGCTTGTTAACTTAACTGTAAAAGAAGTTAATGAATTAGCAGCTATATTAAAAGAAGAACATGGAATTGAGCCTGCGGCAGCAGCTCCTGTAGTAGTTGCAGGCGGTGGTGCACAAGGTGGTGATAGTAAAGCTGCTGAGGAAAAAACACACTTTGATGTAATATTAAAATCAGCAGGTGCTTCTAAATTGTCTGTTGTAAAACTAGTTAAGGATTTAACTGGGTTAGGTCTTAAGGAAGCTAAAGATCTTGTTGATGCTGCCCCTAAGCCTATCAAAGAAGGTGCCCCTAAAGCTGAGGCCGAGTCTTTAAAAAGCAAATTAGAAGAAGCAGGTGCTGAAGTTGAGCTAAAATAA
- the rplJ gene encoding 50S ribosomal protein L10: MNRKEKTAIIQQLTESFKSHDCFYIVDSTKLSVQATNQFRRDCHQAGVTYKVAKNTLILKALDEVPHMASDVYTSLRDEVLKGFSGILFFNETASVPAKLVKEFRKQKNLDRPILKGAYIDGELFVGDENLEALSQLKSKQVLIGEIITLLQSPMANVLSALQSGKNQLSGIIKTLGDRSE; the protein is encoded by the coding sequence ATGAACCGCAAAGAAAAAACCGCAATTATACAACAATTGACAGAAAGTTTTAAGAGCCATGATTGCTTTTATATAGTAGATTCTACTAAACTTTCTGTACAAGCGACCAATCAATTTAGAAGAGATTGTCACCAAGCAGGCGTAACATATAAGGTTGCTAAGAATACATTAATACTAAAAGCTTTGGATGAAGTTCCTCATATGGCTAGTGATGTTTATACATCATTGCGTGACGAAGTATTAAAAGGATTTTCAGGTATCTTATTCTTTAATGAAACTGCCAGCGTACCTGCTAAACTTGTTAAAGAGTTTAGAAAACAAAAAAATCTAGATAGGCCTATTCTTAAAGGTGCCTATATAGACGGTGAATTATTTGTTGGAGATGAAAACTTAGAAGCTCTAAGTCAGTTAAAATCCAAACAAGTACTTATTGGAGAAATTATTACGCTACTCCAATCTCCAATGGCAAATGTATTGTCAGCATTACAAAGTGGCAAGAATCAGCTGTCAGGAATTATAAAAACATTAGGAGATAGAAGTGAATAA